The genomic interval CAACAAGATGCACAGTTTAGCCAGTACATGTTTAATCAGTTATTTATCAATCCAGCTTATGCTGGTGTCGAAGGTAATTTTTCTGCTTCACTTATTCACAGAACTCAGTGGGCAGGCTATAACCCAACCTTTGATAATGGGGGGAGTCCAAATACACAAGTAATGAGTGTGTCTTATGGCAATAATGCTTTTCGTAGCGGTGTAGGGCTACATTTTGTCAATGATATGATTGGACCGCTGATTAACCGTGAAGCGCAACTTTCTTATGCTTATCACGTACCACTTGGTAGTCGTAATGGTACTCAAGCAAAACTTTCTATAGGCGTGCGAGGAGGTATTTATTCCCAAACTATTGATTTTGATCAATTTAGGGCGCTCGACCCTGATGATAAGTTACTGCAGACTGGGGTTTTATCTCAAACAAACTCCGATATGGCAGCCGGCATTTATTACCATTCCAATACGTTCTTTGGAGGAGTAAGTATGAATCATATCATTCCTCAAAAATTTAATTTTGGACAAGAAGGAAGTGAAGGTATATTGGCTAGTAATCTCTATGTATTAGCTGGATATAACTTCAATGTAGGAGGGTATAACTCTCTCTGGTCTGTAAGCCCTTCTGTGTTAGTTAAAATGGTACCAACAGATTTAAGCGGTTATTCATTTGACTTAGGGGCAATTACTACTTACGACAACAAATATTTTGCTGGAATATCATATCGTCAAGAAGAATCAGCATCATTGATTTTAGGAATTAAGTTGAATAAAAGTAGTAAGAAACCAACCCTACAGATTGCGTATGGTTTTGACTACGTGTTTTTTGGACAATCAGCCAAAGACCCTACGTCACATGAAATATCTGTATCATACAAAATACCTATTTTTCATACTACAGATCCAAAACTTAATACTCCCCGTTATAATAATGAGTGATCATATAAAAACGATTGGAAAAAAAGTAATATTATTGTAAATAGTCCGTTTTCGAATCAGGTTTGGAAACAGAAGAACAAAGGCGTCATGATTTTGGCGCGATATTAGTTGTTTACCGAATAAAACATCAACTTATATAAAATAATAAAGCTAAACCAAAAAAACAATTGTCATTAATTTGTTAGGTGTTATGAATAAAATGTTGTTTAAGTACAAGTTTTTGTCTTATGCTCTAATTGCATCCTCTGTACTATTTCTTCAGGGATGTTTTTTGTTTGGAAAGAAAGGTGATCCAAACAGTTTAGAGTCAAGAATTAACGGATCGGCAGGTGAGATTATTCCTTTTGAACAAGTCAGAAGTGATTATTCTCAGTACGTGCCTAGTGGAATGGTCGTTGTACCTAATGGTACTTTTCACATGGGACAAGCAGATGAAGATGTTCCTGCAACTCAAATCAATTTGAATAAGCAGATCACTATCAGTGCTTTCTTTATGGATCAGACAGAGGTTACCAATAATCAATACAGGCTTTTTACTGATGTATTGTTGGCATACTCTGAGGGACGACAAGCACAAGGGGAAGAACTACCCCAAGAGTATCAGGAAGGTGTAATGGATAAACTATTTTTGAAAAATGGAACTCCTGTAAGACCTGATTCTATAAAAGTAATGAATGAAATGTATCCAGATACAACACGCTGGAGTACAGAATATGCTCACCATATGGGAGATCCTTTGATGGAGTATTATTTTATGCACCCTGCATTTGATGATTATCCTGTGGTTGGAGTAGATTGGCAAGCAGCTAATTTCTTTTGTCAATGGCGTACCATGCACTTGAATTATTACCGTCATACGGTAGAAGGTGACCCTTACCCTGCGCCTCGTTTTCGTTTACCAACAGAAGCTGAGTGGGAATACGCATCAAGGGGTGGTCGTGATATGGCAAAGTATCCCTGGGGAAGCCCTTATTTGAGAAATACACTTGGGTGTATGTTAGCAAACTTTAAGCCTGGTAGAGGTAACTATTATGATGATGGCTTTGCTTACACAGGTCCTGTTGCTCAATATTTCCCTAATGATTATGGATTATACGATATGGCTGGAAACGTAGCTGAGTGGGTACTAGATGCTTACTTTGAGTCTTCAGTACCTGTAGTATGGGATTTAAACCCCGTATATAACCCACCTATTACCAAAGCAGGTAAAAATGATGTAAATATAAACAACCGAAGAGTAATTAGAGGAGGATCTTGGAAAGACATTGCATATTATTGCGAAACTGGTGCTAGAACTTTTCAACATTGGGATTCTTCGTCTACCTCTATTGGTTTCCGTTGTGCTATGACATATTTAGGTCGATCTTCTGGCGAAGAGGTTGATCTTGGACGATAAAAACATGCATATCATTGCATTCTTTCAATACAACTACTAAATTTATACTTGTTAAACTATTCTTAAATTTTAAACACTAAACTTTTACTGAAATGAGTTCATCAAAGAAACTGAGTACCATGGAGTATGTCTATACTTTCATTGTACCACGAGTTACAAATGTTGGAGCTGCAGTTGTTATTATAGGTGCAATGTTTAAAATCCTTCACTTACCAAATGGAGGACCTATTTTGGCTGCTGGTCTGATTACCGAAGCTTTCTTATTCTTTATTGCTGCATTTGCTCCTCTTCATGCGGAAAATCACCGTCCTGATTGGTCTTTAATTTATCCTCAATTAAATGATGAAGATTATGTGCCAAGTGACAAGCCTGTATTACCAGGCTCAGGTGCTCCCGCTGTAAGTCAAGACCCAAGTGTATCTAAAAAGTTGGCTGAAATTGATGCAGCTTTAGCTAAGTCTTTAACAGGCGCTAAAATAGAAAGCTTTGGCAATGGAATGAAGAGCCTTAGCGAAAACGTAACCAAAATGGGCAAACTTAGCTCGGCTTCAGTAGCTACAGAAGAGTATGCTAAGAATGTGAAGTTAGCATCTAATGCAATTGTAGA from Microscilla marina ATCC 23134 carries:
- a CDS encoding PorP/SprF family type IX secretion system membrane protein, coding for MNRIPKVILLFFLLLGSTTTTVKAQQDAQFSQYMFNQLFINPAYAGVEGNFSASLIHRTQWAGYNPTFDNGGSPNTQVMSVSYGNNAFRSGVGLHFVNDMIGPLINREAQLSYAYHVPLGSRNGTQAKLSIGVRGGIYSQTIDFDQFRALDPDDKLLQTGVLSQTNSDMAAGIYYHSNTFFGGVSMNHIIPQKFNFGQEGSEGILASNLYVLAGYNFNVGGYNSLWSVSPSVLVKMVPTDLSGYSFDLGAITTYDNKYFAGISYRQEESASLILGIKLNKSSKKPTLQIAYGFDYVFFGQSAKDPTSHEISVSYKIPIFHTTDPKLNTPRYNNE
- the porK gene encoding T9SS ring complex lipoprotein PorK/GldK, with the protein product MLFKYKFLSYALIASSVLFLQGCFLFGKKGDPNSLESRINGSAGEIIPFEQVRSDYSQYVPSGMVVVPNGTFHMGQADEDVPATQINLNKQITISAFFMDQTEVTNNQYRLFTDVLLAYSEGRQAQGEELPQEYQEGVMDKLFLKNGTPVRPDSIKVMNEMYPDTTRWSTEYAHHMGDPLMEYYFMHPAFDDYPVVGVDWQAANFFCQWRTMHLNYYRHTVEGDPYPAPRFRLPTEAEWEYASRGGRDMAKYPWGSPYLRNTLGCMLANFKPGRGNYYDDGFAYTGPVAQYFPNDYGLYDMAGNVAEWVLDAYFESSVPVVWDLNPVYNPPITKAGKNDVNINNRRVIRGGSWKDIAYYCETGARTFQHWDSSSTSIGFRCAMTYLGRSSGEEVDLGR
- the porL gene encoding type IX secretion system motor protein PorL/GldL, coding for MSSSKKLSTMEYVYTFIVPRVTNVGAAVVIIGAMFKILHLPNGGPILAAGLITEAFLFFIAAFAPLHAENHRPDWSLIYPQLNDEDYVPSDKPVLPGSGAPAVSQDPSVSKKLAEIDAALAKSLTGAKIESFGNGMKSLSENVTKMGKLSSASVATEEYAKNVKLASNAIVEMNKSYKTTINAMSEMSNASKDAKAYHAQVQGLTKNLTELNTFYEVEMREAKKHVKSVNDFYKGLGVAVENVSSAGKDAATLKTEMSALAGNLTSLNKVYGSMLAAMKG